The Panthera tigris isolate Pti1 chromosome E3, P.tigris_Pti1_mat1.1, whole genome shotgun sequence genome segment gactGGGGGCGGCCggcaggggtgcagggggtgAGACAGGAGGCCGAGGGGCCGGTGCAGGCGGTGGTTCCTTCGGGGGGAAAGGCACTAGCAGCGGGTCGGGCCCTGGGGGCTGTTCCTGGCTCCGCTCCAGGCCCGACACTTTAGGGACTACGGAGAGTTTTGCTTCACAGTTCCCATTGAAGGCGCCGTGGGGGCCCGAGGCTGTGAGAGAACAGGACAGCAGACATATTCAGTTGAGGCCCACGCTCACCCAACTTCCCTCCCTtgtctccagccccagcccttgAGACCAACCTTTGCTGGTTGAGACAGTAAAGGATGGATCGAGGTCATCATCGGAGACCTGGGGAAGAAGGGTAGGGACAGGGTCAGGTTCTGCTCAGGAAGGCTCTAACCCAGGAAGGCTAACAGCCTCTAGAGCCTGCTAGGAATAAGTGATGGTAATAAGTCTATTTCACCAGCTTAGCTAAAATCCAGCAAAGACTATGGGCTCCAGAGAGCCTATCCTTGGGAAAAAGGGTAGGATAGCTGAGCCTGAAATTAGACCAGGAGAACTGAATCAAGGTAGAACTTACATAGCAAAGAAGTAGACACATCAAAGCAAAAATGTTAGAGATCACTAACTGCTGGCCCACATGTCTACCTGACTTACAGATCAGTTTGGTCCACAAGTGTTAgcaaaatctttgaaaattaatTGCTGATAAATGCAAGACGTCCTCATAAAAACTCAGACTTGCAGGTTCTCTTAAAAACTGGCTCCTATCCTTGCATGAAATTAGCTAGAACTAGACAGTGGTCACCTCCTTTAGACAGACAAGAACTCTCTGGTTCACCACAGCCCCTGTCCAGCCAACTTTTTAAGCTAAAACAAGACACACATCAGGGAATACAAACTCAGTTAGTTATAGGAGTAGAGCATCAACTGCTACAACACATTATTTCAAAACAAGCACGTCAAGCCTGATGCAAAAACCGAAATCTAATTTATAAGACTTGTTCTGACACTGACCACAACAGTTTAGAATCTTCACTGCCATAATCTCTGCTTGGGACTCTAATCTGTGAGAGCAGACTAACTGCTAGCAGGAAGGACCAGCTTAGTTTCACAGTCACCTAGGATTTCTGTGGAGAACCACTGGTATCTCCAAGGGCTTTGAAAAACGTGGGATACCAAAACATGGGCTTTCTAATCTTTGGTCATCTGGCGCTAGTTACTAAAGAAAAGAAGTCATTTACCCTCTcaatctccctccccctccccacattcAATCCTGGCCCACCCTAACCTATGTTCCCCACTCAAGGGGAGGCTCTGTCTGCTGCACATAGGAGACCTTTAAGCTGCAGTACATTTTACAAGTTGTAACACTGCCCACCCCACAAGTTCtacccccactcaccctctcgtCCAGATCGCTTTCTGCATCGcactggggagaaggaaagacagagatgtCACAAGAGGGAAGAAGAGTGGGGCCCAAGGTAGAGAGGGGACTTCCAAAGAGGAATTGAGAGGGGAGGGACCAGTACAGGTGgagagcacttactatgtatccAGCTTCCAGAGAATGACGGGAGGAGGCCTGAGAAAGACCAGAGTCCAGAGGTAAGGGAGGCTGACTGGCAAGGCCTTTGGATAAAGTCTAAACTCCCCAGCAAAGAACTCAAGGTCTTTCATGACATGCTCAATCCTTTTCCAGCTACTTCTCCTGCTAGTGCCCACCGTTCCCAATGTTCTATCTTCCAAATACATTCTCACATCTCTGTGTTTTTGCTCAAAACAACTTGGCTCGTTTCTTCTCTTAACACAATTATGACTATCCTTCAAGGCCTGACTAAGACATCCTAGGGGGCTTTCCCTAACCACaaccctcctcccatcccccaggcAGAATGAGTGGCTTCCTCATGTGGGTTTCTACAGCATCTCTCCCAGACCTCTGCCTTCTACAGCTTCTCAGATTTTGGTCTAGGTATTTGTTcacagattgtttttttcttgggAGATTACTACTGCCTCAAGAGAGAGGGCTGAGACCCTATCTAATTCATTTACGAGTCAGTGAAATCTCTTTGATACAGCTCTGAATTATCAACGTGTCTGAAACAGAGCCAGCCAAAAGCAGAAAAGTCTGACTGTAGGAATGTCTCTGTCAGACCCGGACTGAGGAGTAGAGGGCTCAAATTTGCTCTGCCTTCTTTgcccttagaaaataaaatcactgtttACGATGGGCAGTGGCATTACTGATGAAAAACAGGTCTATGTGAAGGACGTTCTGCCCAGAGTTTTAAAGGACAAGGATCTATGACAAGCTCACCTCTTTCCTTCTCCGTTTATTGGGCCATTTTCGGGCCCGATCCCCAGAGGGCCGGCCAGGCTCCCGATCAGAGCTGTCCCCTGGCTCCCCAGTGGCCCCACTGGAGCCCCCCCTCTTCCGCTTCCCAGAATGCTTCAGCCGATGTTCCAGTCGCTCTGGGGGCTGAAGAGATGCATCCTtctgtggaggaggaggtgggactAAAGtagatggagaaaggaaagctCCCGACCTCTCTGGGGGTGACCAGGCTACCAAAGTGGCTCTCAGACCAGATAACCTGGTTGGTCCCTGGAGACTAACTctacctcctcccaccccagggtggggcagaggccTGGCCAGAGGAGCCGGTTGCTCTGGTTTGGGGTGCCAGCATTCCCCCCTCAACTCCACCCACTCCAGGCACGAtacccttctccctgcccctctgaaGCCCCCAAAGGTCCCCAGCCCCACCAGGCCCCACCTGCAAGGCCTCAAGGCTGGCGAAGCTGGCGATGGCGAAGCCATCGATCAagtcctcctcttcttcttcctcctcctcaggctCCTCCTCGGCCTCCCCGTCGTCTgcgcccccctcctcctcctcctcctcttcctccccgcGGCTGCCCGAGCCGGCAGGCCGCTTCCGAGCTCGGGGTCGCGGGGGCCGAGGCCTGGGACGGGGCCGCCGTCGTCTCGGGCCTCCGGGCCGCTCTCCAGACGAGGCTGACGACCAAGGCCTGGCCGGCGGTGGCGgcgacgaggacgacgaggagcCGCGCGGGGCGGCCAACAGGGCCCGGGGCGCGTCGCCGCCGGGACCTCGGCGGCGCCGCTGCTCCCGGTCTCGGTCTCGGCGCGagcagcgccgccgccgccgctcccccTCAGCGGCCCAGCCCGGGCCCGGAGCCGCGGCCGCTGCCGTCTCCATGGCGACCGCCCTCAGCGCCGCATCCGGAGGCGGCGGGGCCCGAAGCGACCTGTCCGCAGGCCCGGGGTCGCAGGCGCGGCGCTGGCGGCTGCACAGGGACGAAAAGGCCACGGCTTCCCCTTTAAAGCAGGATCTACTGGCCCCGAGCTTGCCCCAAGGCCAAGGCCCGGGGAGCCGGCGCCGCCCCCGGGGCGACAAGCCCGAGGGCCCCCCCTGTGGGGCCGGCGGGGCCGAGACGCTGAAAACGGGGCGGCCGTCCCTTTAAGGCGAGGCCTCAAGTTGTCCAGCCCCTGACCCCTTTAAAACGACCCGATGGTGTCCAGCCGGCCTAGTGCAGTGGCCGCCCCCTGCCAGGGGTCGAGACAAGTCTCCCCGAGGAAGAGGAAGGGCCACCCCTTTAAAAGGGACCGAAAGCTCGCCCCGAAACGTAGACCTCCCCTTTAAAAGTGTCTCAAGTCCTCCGGCTAAAAGAGGCCACCCCTTTAAGGAGTCCAGGGTCCTCCAAACAGCAGGCCGCCCCTTTAAGGGCCCGGGAGTTAAGTTTCTGGTCCTCCACAAGCGGCCACTTCCCCTTTAAGCTGATTTTAAAGGACTTCTTGCGTGGGAGAGAAACGGCGGTGAGAATCCCCACTCGTTCCAGCTCTCCCAACAGCACAGTTCTCAATTTGTCAAGCTTCTGTTCGATGGCTTCCCCTTTAAGGCTGCCGATGTAGTCTGCCGAGTTCAGTGGCCGCCCCTTTAAGGAGATTTAAAGGGGCCTCCTCCAGGCCCAGCTCTTCCAGCCTCCGCCTCCGGTCGCCATGAAaggcgagggggggggggcggggccgcgggtcCAGCCCTCCAAAGCCCCGGATGTGAGGCAACGGTGACGGGTAGAGCTTCTCTGTCTGCCGACATAAaagtctcttcctcctttcctccgtCTCTGCCTGACTTGCGCCGTAAGGGATCCGGAACAGCCGTTGGGCAGCGGGGTAGCTCCAGCGCACCCTCCTGTTGTCTCCTTTGGAGTCCTGGGCCTCTTCTTCGTCAGgacttccctgcccctcctccctcttcctcctcagccTACGCCTCCTTCCTCTCTCGGCCTCCTCCCACACTCCGCCcctttcccctcacccctccacaAGCTTAGTCGTTGATAGGTTGAGAAGTGTACGTCAAGGCGAAGGGCGGAGTCAAGCTCCGGGGAATGGGTAATATGTAACCGCCCTCAAATCTTGGATTGGGTATACGTCAGATTAGCCCCGCCCTTCATCAGGTCTTGTGACTAGACTGGTTAGAAGTAAGCGCTTGGGGCGGTCCCTCAGGTGACCCCGCCTCTTCCTGCTCTCTGTTCATTGGCCCGTCTTCAGACAGCGTCGAGACTAGGAGCCAGGAGGTGGTGCGCAAGTTCTAGGAGGCGGTTGGCCGCTGGGCGGCGTGCGGCCGCGGAAAGTGCCTCTCGAAAGCAAGTTACGTCGCCTCTCCCTTTCCGCCGCTTGCCTTAAGTCCACAGGCCGCCTGGCTTTCTCGCGCACGCGCGTTGGCAGTACTGTTGAGCGGCTGGCAACTCAGCGGGATCCCCTCGGTGCCGGGTGGCTCGAGCACGCGGCATGCCTTGCGAGCACCAGACGCGCTAGAAGGAAGCTGCGTCCTCATTATCGTTTCATTGCGTGGGAGAGTGGTCTCCGCGTGTTAATAGGAAACACTTTGCACTTGTGTGCCGGCCACGGCCACTTTCTCACATATTAACCCATTTGACAGTAAGAGTTCTTTTAGGAAGGTACTGATATTAGCCCCGTTttacagagggggaggggaattaATACACATTGAGTTTCCTACACAGGATTTGGGCTCAAGAAGCCTTAACTGTGCTCTTAGCCACTGCTCTGTTCTGGCCCTAAGTTACCAAAGATGGAGAATGCCACTTCTGGCCTCTGCTTGCCTGGGTTAACCATTTTAACAAGGACATCTCATTACACATTCAGCTTCCTTcctttacttagaaaaaaaaaaaaaaaaatctgtacctccaatgtggggctcaaactcctgacccCGAGAtggagtcacgtgctctaccaactgagccagccaggtgccccagcttgcttgtgtgtaaaatgggtataattcCCTCTCATAGTGCTATCTGCAGGGCAAGTACATGACAGGTTGTTGTAGGTGCTCAATTACAGCTGATTACTCTTATGTCTTGAATCCACAAGCAAATCCTGGCCTGCATGTTCAGAGAAATTCAGGGCCATATTGATCAAGGCCTTGGTCCACTCTGGGTCCTTCAGTCTCCTCCTTGATGTAAGTGAATTTAGAGAACCCTGCCCAGGGTTCAGAGTCAGTATCTTCTGGAACAGATTCTCAAGTATCCCTCCACACAGGAAAATTCTTACATCAAGGAAGTATGTCCGATGACCATTCCCCCACTTCCCGTATCAAACCCTCATTGCCTTCCCTGGCACCTCCCCCATTTCCCAGTCTTTGGGAGCCAAAGTAAAAACATCAGCTGGTACTGTCAGTCAATCTCAAACTTAGCCAGAGACATACAAAAGAATCAGAAACATATTGAAAACTTtactagaaatataaagaaaaaaatataactgcCTTAGATGCTTCAGGATGGACGGACAAACAGATGGAGCTCCTAGGTCCGATGGGGATGCTCCCtatccacttcctcctcctccaggagtGAGGCATCCAGCTCCTCCAGCCGCTGCTGCAGCAGAGGTCCCACATCTGGGCTGGGGGCCAGGTTGGAGGTAAGGGTCCTGCCAGCTGCAGCCCGGACTCCACGAGATGGCCGCCGGGATCGAGGAAGGCTGCTGTCCCGAAATTCCACAGCCCGCCGAAGCTTCTTTGAGCTGGTGAAAATCAGAGTCCCGTTGCGCTCCCGGGGCTCCTCAAAGATGGTTTCAAAGGTCCTGGACCAGGCAGGGAGGGGTGCTGGTTACCAGCGTGGCCCCTGGTTCCAGCCTTCCCTCTATTACCCCCAAGCCTTCAGAGTTTCTCACCTCCTGGTTGTAGGTGACTGATAATTCTTGTTGGTATAAATTTCTTCTAAGCTGAACTCCTTCTTGTTCAACCTGGGAGCAAAGAGCAGAGGCCATTGAAAAACCCAGAGCCATTGTGCCCTGAAAAAAGGATAAGCAAGGTGTGGTCTATATTTTAGTTTCTGGGACACACTGAGGCCAGGAGTGCTGCCTGAGACAGACATATAGTTCTAAGTGCAAACCATGTTCAGACCAAATTGACTCCTCCCTGAGAGAAGACAGAGCCCCACTTCAGAGGGTCCAAGCCTACACCTATTTGGCCAAGGCAGCTGCATGTACAATGAGCCACTCACCTGATTGGTCGAGGCAGTCCCATTGGTGTAAGGTTTGGCTGAGGACGGACTGGTGTCCTGCGTATTCTGAATCGAGAAACCTTTCCCATGGTCTGCAAAAACAGGGCAGAGGATAAGGGTGCAGCATGGACTCAGAGTCCCACTTGTCTCCTCCCCCCATCTCTACTCCTACCTTGGTCTCAGGGTCTGAAAGCACCTGGTCCTCTGAGGCCCTTGGCTCCTTCCCCTTGGTTGAGCCCAACCTGCAGATAAGGTCAAGGCTCAGGGACAAATAATATTCATAGCAATATCCCCATCTCCTGCCCACTGGATAGTAGGGAAGGAGGCTGGGCCCAGACTGTGGCCAGGGCTTTAAGAAGGGTTTATTGAGAGCACTACCTGGGTTCTGCAGGTTCAGAGAAGGAGGAAGTAGATGCGGTGGACGAACAAGATGTGATGAGGGGAGGAGAGCCTCCCGCTCCTCCAAGAGGGAAGACCTCTTTCCGGAGACAGGGCCGAGAGGGTGGTGGGGCTCGGGCCATCTCTCCACCACCCACAGTGTGCCGCCGGAGCCGTGACCGGCTCGGGTGGTGTGGAGCAGGGGGCCAGCTGCAGGTATCTGGGCCAGGGGGCCCCAGATCGGGGCAGGAGTGGCTTCGGCCCAGAGAGGGCTTAGACAGAGGTGCTGGGGGATTGTGGTCTTGGGCCCGCCACTGGCGGATAGGGGGCCGGGGACTGACAGATGCAGTGTCCTCAGTAGCCCCAGACTGCTCAGCCTCTGAGATGGCAATCTTCAACTCCAACTTCATGggaggtgatgggggtgggggccgtgggGCTTTGTTGGGTGTGAGGAAGATGTCAGCAAAGCTCTCCAGCTTGGAGCGGACGGAACGGAAGAGGGGAGCCAAGCCCCAGGGACTGAGGCGGGGGCGTAAAAGGCTGGACGGCGGTGGGATCGATGGGGGCTCCAGTACAGGATCCGGGGCTAAGGAAAGGAGAGGCTCAGATGGGCATTCCTCAACTGCAGGTGTCTAAGCCCTACTTCAGTagcctcagctcctcccccaaaCACTAAACTTTGCCCACAGAAGTCTAAGCCCACCCCTAAAAAGCTAAGTCCTAAATTGAGGAATTGAACCTCAGACCTCTGAAGTCTACACCCCAGCTTCACACACTGAGCTCCCTGAGGGGAAGGAGttaagccccacccccacctttgccTCTGATACTTTTAAACTCAGCTAGGATTTTCCAGAGCCCTAAATCTCATCCCTCTGAGTCCTTACCTCCTGGTGGGCTCTCCAGAGGGTCTTCAGGCAAGGCAGATGGCTGGAATGGGGGATCCAGGTCCCTGGACGGAAGCATTGGCTGGTGAACCACGGTCATGGGCTTGGCTCTGGGGTTAAGGGGAAGGTAAAGGCTGAGGGAGCTTCCAGATCCAGATCCCACCTGAGCCAGCACCTCCCCTGTCCCTTAAGGCTCCTGAAGGTGCTACAAGGAAGGATTGGACAAGTAAATTCTGATGCCCCTAACTCTAGTTGCCTGGGTAACAGGTGTTGCCTGGACATTTCGATAATTCCTTCCCCAGCCCTCTCACCTTCTTGCTGGGATGATGAAGTTGGGAGTCTCATCAGCAAAGCCCTGGGTGTAAACAAAGAATGTTTTGGGGGAGGCAAGGAAGCCCCCTTCAGCCTTCTTAGCTACCCACATTCCGACCCTCTCAAGTCTCCAAAGGCCTGCCGGGGTT includes the following:
- the PRR14 gene encoding proline-rich protein 14 isoform X3, whose amino-acid sequence is MHPRSLTTKGYFQAPLERRLVGARNREASCRSLRSTPREDGCQVASLSFSPPRKTGIGDWAAPEGSEKKALGGWTVLGKAGFKGAGGGSRRRPGIRGRRRPPGRPRLCRQPLARALWGARSPKRPRLQSLAAPSPLEKASRRVLAVVLEDVMAARMVPLVPQEETTTPQHRSNRRDSVRNQPPASPSQQATWSSQTRPPDPLHLCREPLSRTHRPPSTLRRRSRTTPGPEEGPSQKVDWAPQPTLVVMLEDIASSRPTAEGFADETPNFIIPARRAKPMTVVHQPMLPSRDLDPPFQPSALPEDPLESPPGAPDPVLEPPSIPPPSSLLRPRLSPWGLAPLFRSVRSKLESFADIFLTPNKAPRPPPPSPPMKLELKIAISEAEQSGATEDTASVSPRPPIRQWRAQDHNPPAPLSKPSLGRSHSCPDLGPPGPDTCSWPPAPHHPSRSRLRRHTVGGGEMARAPPPSRPCLRKEVFPLGGAGGSPPLITSCSSTASTSSFSEPAEPRLGSTKGKEPRASEDQVLSDPETKTMGKVSRFRIRRTPVRPQPNLTPMGLPRPIRLNKKEFSLEEIYTNKNYQSPTTRRTFETIFEEPRERNGTLIFTSSKKLRRAVEFRDSSLPRSRRPSRGVRAAAGRTLTSNLAPSPDVGPLLQQRLEELDASLLEEEEVDREHPHRT
- the PRR14 gene encoding proline-rich protein 14 isoform X1, whose product is MDLPGDSSPPGRPRLCRQPLARALWGARSPKRPRLQSLAAPSPLEKASRRVLAVVLEDVMAARMVPLVPQEETTTPQHRSNRRDSVRNQPPASPSQQATWSSQTRPPDPLHLCREPLSRTHRPPSTLRRRSRTTPGPEEGPSQKVDWAPQPTLVVMLEDIASSRPTAEGFADETPNFIIPARRAKPMTVVHQPMLPSRDLDPPFQPSALPEDPLESPPGAPDPVLEPPSIPPPSSLLRPRLSPWGLAPLFRSVRSKLESFADIFLTPNKAPRPPPPSPPMKLELKIAISEAEQSGATEDTASVSPRPPIRQWRAQDHNPPAPLSKPSLGRSHSCPDLGPPGPDTCSWPPAPHHPSRSRLRRHTVGGGEMARAPPPSRPCLRKEVFPLGGAGGSPPLITSCSSTASTSSFSEPAEPRLGSTKGKEPRASEDQVLSDPETKTMGKVSRFRIRRTPVRPQPNLTPMGLPRPIRLNKKEFSLEEIYTNKNYQSPTTRRTFETIFEEPRERNGTLIFTSSKKLRRAVEFRDSSLPRSRRPSRGVRAAAGRTLTSNLAPSPDVGPLLQQRLEELDASLLEEEEVDREHPHRT
- the PRR14 gene encoding proline-rich protein 14 isoform X2, with product MHPRSLTTKGYFQAPLERRLVGARNREASCRSLRSTPREDGCQVASLSFSPPRKTGIGDWAAPEGSEKKALGGWTVLGKAGFKGAGGGSRRRPGIRGRRRLQPGIPQGLPGAAASPMDLPGDSSPPGRPRLCRQPLARALWGARSPKRPRLQSLAAPSPLEKASRRVLAVVLEDVMAARMVPLVPQEETTTPQHRSNRRDSVRNQPPASPSQQATWSSQTRPPDPLHLCREPLSRTHRPPSTLRRRSRTTPGPEEGPSQKVDWAPQPTLVVMLEDIASSRPTAEGFADETPNFIIPARRDLDPPFQPSALPEDPLESPPGAPDPVLEPPSIPPPSSLLRPRLSPWGLAPLFRSVRSKLESFADIFLTPNKAPRPPPPSPPMKLELKIAISEAEQSGATEDTASVSPRPPIRQWRAQDHNPPAPLSKPSLGRSHSCPDLGPPGPDTCSWPPAPHHPSRSRLRRHTVGGGEMARAPPPSRPCLRKEVFPLGGAGGSPPLITSCSSTASTSSFSEPAEPRLGSTKGKEPRASEDQVLSDPETKTMGKVSRFRIRRTPVRPQPNLTPMGLPRPIRLNKKEFSLEEIYTNKNYQSPTTRRTFETIFEEPRERNGTLIFTSSKKLRRAVEFRDSSLPRSRRPSRGVRAAAGRTLTSNLAPSPDVGPLLQQRLEELDASLLEEEEVDREHPHRT